A genomic segment from Salvia splendens isolate huo1 chromosome 13, SspV2, whole genome shotgun sequence encodes:
- the LOC121760051 gene encoding uncharacterized protein LOC121760051: protein MDPTSRKPKPNPSSTAAHRHRHPHPLPDPAVAAPPSTIQSISHRFSKLYTNNKKHFSPHPQPDPPNLHDTSCTTLTKSSSLHHARNGAFFSAQDKIVEKKQLVVSSKFNKDKEGDDLKKPSSKKAPKMPSFDEIDVEKEKLKKEGDDLKKPSFKKDPKMSSFDEIDVEKEKLKGLQQEAVRGRNSLSSIPPTVSGGGRRRSFCSSQVELADFLSCSGVKVVAVDMPPFMQVHAVNCARKAHDSLEKFTSKTLAFTLKKEFDGVYGPAWHCIVGTSFGSFVTHSVGGFMYFSMDQKLYILLFKTAVQRAE, encoded by the exons ATGGATCCCAcatcaagaaaacccaaaccCAACCCTTCTTCCACCGCCgcccaccgccaccgccacccgCACCCCCTCCCAGATCCCGCCGTGGCCGCCCCACCCTCCACCATCCAGAGCATCTCCCACCGCTTCTCCAAGCTCTACACAAACAACAAGAAGCACTTCTCCCCCCACCCCCAACCCGACCCCCCAAATCTCCACGACACATCCTGCACCACCCTCACCAAATCCAGCAGCCTTCACCACGCCAGAAATGGCGCCTTTTTCTCCGCCCAAGACAAAATCGTCGAGAAGAAACAGCTGGTGGTGAGCTCCAAATTCAACAAGGACAAGGAGGGCGACGATTTGAAGAAGCCCTCTTCCAAGAAAGCCCCCAAGATGCCATCTTTCGACGAGATCGATGTGGAGAAGGAGAAGCTGAAGAAGGAGGGCGACGATTTAAAGAAGCCCTCTTTCAAGAAAGACCCCAAAATGTCGTCTTTCGACGAGATCGATGTGGAGAAGGAGAAGCTGAAGGGGCTGCAGCAAGAAGCTGTGAGGGGAAGAAACTCTCTCTCCTCGATCCCTCCAACCGTCAGtggcggagggagaaggagatcCTTCTGCAGCTCGCAAGTCGAGCTCGCTGATTTCCTCTCCTGCAGCGGCGTGAAGGTTGTGGCCGTCGATATGCCGCCGTTCATGCAGGTTCATGCTGTCAATTGTGCAAGAAAGGCGCATGATAGCTTGGAAAAATTCACTTCCAAGACTCTAGCTTTCACACTTAAAAAG GAGTTTGATGGGGTATATGGACCTGCTTGGCACTGCATAGTAGGGACCAGTTTTGGGTCATTTGTGACACATTCAGTGGGTGGATTTATGTATTTCTCCATGGATCAGAAGCTATACATCCTGCTCTTCAAGACTGCTGTACAAAGAGCtgaatga
- the LOC121761371 gene encoding uncharacterized protein LOC121761371 produces the protein MVAISLYKGNLHKVTGVTHRWPSPAPKISLKEFKILLLRRARALSRVATVSNPNPSPAPAQNSNHSCGNFGPNPVRNTATGIGDGNHVDKLCSNSDLIVKEHFMKGEGEKEVDEISIDGGGKGCLRKLVERDNVLALKEDAETVMNDGAPEVPLNKAVEKVNMENAAIDVDKRTKEVKEKLEVLNEKKHSLVQVLKQILSAEEHLKRQNCAQGMPSRPPLPLQVDNTTDSGSMIKVNTPRIGKDVNHCGELEGGEADGVSNHNVHSRHLVRTSSSSPCSDSQQRKPVSNTVPHSYRTTLVVAGSPSRFTPAAQGPPSVSLSGASYIASSPSPAASGGTSVFRDGRLPSPWN, from the exons aTGGTGGCGATATCACTGTACAAAGGCAACCTCCACAAGGTGACCGGCGTGACTCACCGATGGCCCAGCCCCGCCCCCAAAATTTCACTCAAAGAATTCAaaatcctcctcctccgccgagCTAGAGCCCTTTCCCGCGTAGCAACAGTTTCGAACCCTAACCCTTCGCCTGCCCCCGCCCAAAATTCCAACCACAGCTGTGGCAATTTTGGTCCGAACCCCGTGCGTAATACAGCGACTGGAATTGGTGATGGTAATCATGTTGATAAACTCTGCTCGAATTCTGACTTGATTGTAAAGGAGCACTTCATGAAGGGAGAAGGGGAGAAGGAGGTGGATGAGATTTCGATAGATGGAGGAGGAAAAGGGTGTTTGCGAAAATTGGTGGAGAGGGATAATGTTTTGGCTTTGAAGGAGGATGCGGAGACTGTCATGAACGACGGTGCACCAGAGGTTCCGCTGAATAAGGCGGTCGAG AAAGTCAACATGGAAAATGCTGCAATTGATGTGGATAAAAGAACCAAGGAGGTTAAGGAGAAGTTGGAAGTTCTGAATGAGAAAAAGCATAGTCTAGTACAAGTACTTAAACAG ATTCTGAGTGCAGAAGAGCACTTAAAGCGCCAGAATTGTGCGCAAGGAATGCCAAGCCGCCCTCCTCTTCCACTACAAGTTGATAACACAACTGATTCAGGTTCAATGATTAAGGTCAATACCCCCAGGATTGGAAAAGACGTAAATCATTGTGGTGAATTGGAGGGAGGAGAAGCTGATGGTGTTTCAAACCATAATGTGCATTCTCGTCATTTAGTTCGTACAAGCAGTAGTTCACCATGTTCTGACTCCCAACAGCGGAAGCCCGTATCAAACACG GTACCCCATTCTTACAGGACTACACTAGTAGTTGCAGGCAGTCCGTCCCGGTTCACACCTGCTGCGCAAGGACCTCCATCAGTTTCTCTTTCAGGAGCAAGTTATATAGCCTCATCTCCATCTCCTGCAGCATCTGGAGGCACTTCAGTTTTTCGGGATGGCAGGCTCCCTAGTCCATGGAACTAA